The Mycolicibacterium mageritense genome contains a region encoding:
- a CDS encoding PadR family transcriptional regulator, which yields MLELAILGLLLESPMHGYELRKRLTGLLGAFRAFSYGSLYPALRRMQADGLIVEDAAPLGSTKVRRARRVYQLTDAGKQRFAELVADTGPQNYSDDGFGVHLAFFNRTPAEARMRILEGRRRQVEERREGLREAVARASSSFDRYTRQLHQLGLESSEREVNWLNELIAAERLGQGRPETK from the coding sequence GTGCTGGAGCTCGCCATCTTGGGTCTTCTGCTCGAATCGCCAATGCACGGCTATGAGCTGCGCAAACGTTTGACAGGGTTGCTTGGCGCGTTCCGGGCTTTCTCGTACGGTTCGCTCTACCCGGCGCTGCGCCGCATGCAGGCCGACGGGTTGATCGTCGAGGACGCCGCACCGCTGGGATCGACCAAAGTGCGCCGCGCACGTCGCGTCTACCAGCTCACGGATGCCGGCAAGCAGCGGTTCGCCGAACTGGTGGCCGACACCGGCCCGCAGAACTACTCCGACGACGGGTTCGGTGTACACCTCGCCTTCTTCAACCGCACCCCGGCCGAGGCCCGGATGCGGATCCTGGAGGGGCGTCGTCGTCAGGTAGAGGAACGACGGGAAGGTCTGCGTGAAGCCGTGGCGCGGGCCAGCAGCTCGTTCGACCGCTACACCCGCCAGCTTCACCAGCTGGGGCTGGAGTCCAGCGAGCGCGAAGTGAACTGGCTCAACGAGTTGATCGCGGCTGAACGCCTGGGCCAAGGCCGGCCAGAGACCAAATAG
- a CDS encoding DUF1707 SHOCT-like domain-containing protein yields MANRQTSTTRAKDSDRADTCKILDSALGEGQLSMEEHRQRVSAATNATTLGELARLVDDLQNSNAPVQLPTLKSPRLSRGPGWGLRLATAAVLVVLGIAIGWGLYGNTPSPLNFQSDPGAKSDGIAPEVLTPPRQLQSLGGFTGLFEQMRKKFGNTLGYELDIREDWASLYRPDPQDNRRKVDYDYRGGWGDIDGSPSTVDSDDKLVDLAKFDYEKTLGIMRGAPETVGMKRADVTDTWLRITASEDPSTAETVNIEIIVNSDFGLGRIELYPDGTTKAIWPVNP; encoded by the coding sequence GTGGCGAACCGGCAGACTTCCACGACCCGCGCCAAGGACAGCGATCGCGCTGACACCTGCAAGATCCTCGACAGCGCGCTCGGCGAGGGCCAGCTGTCCATGGAGGAGCACCGGCAACGGGTCAGCGCCGCCACCAACGCCACCACTCTGGGCGAGCTCGCGCGATTGGTCGATGACCTGCAGAACTCAAATGCCCCTGTGCAATTGCCCACACTCAAGAGCCCGCGGCTGTCCCGCGGCCCGGGTTGGGGTCTGCGGCTGGCGACGGCCGCGGTGCTCGTGGTGCTCGGCATCGCGATCGGCTGGGGGCTCTACGGCAACACCCCGTCGCCGCTGAACTTCCAGAGCGATCCCGGCGCGAAATCCGACGGGATCGCACCCGAGGTGCTGACGCCGCCCCGGCAGCTGCAGTCGCTGGGCGGGTTCACCGGGCTGTTCGAGCAAATGCGCAAGAAGTTCGGCAACACGCTCGGCTACGAGTTGGACATCCGCGAGGACTGGGCGTCGCTGTACCGGCCCGACCCGCAGGACAACCGCCGCAAGGTCGACTACGACTACCGCGGCGGCTGGGGTGACATCGACGGATCTCCGAGCACCGTGGACAGCGACGACAAGTTGGTCGACCTGGCCAAGTTCGACTACGAGAAGACGCTCGGGATCATGCGTGGCGCCCCGGAGACCGTCGGCATGAAGCGCGCCGACGTCACCGACACCTGGCTGCGCATCACGGCATCGGAGGATCCGTCGACCGCGGAGACGGTGAACATCGAGATCATCGTCAACAGCGACTTCGGCCTCGGCCGCATCGAGCTGTACCCCGACGGCACCACCAAGGCGATCTGGCCCGTCAACCCGTGA
- a CDS encoding DUF5318 family protein: MRLQRQVVDYALRRRSLLAEVYSGRTGVSEVCDANPYLLRAAKFHGKPSSVMCPICRKEQLTLVSWVFGEHLGPVSGSARTAEELVLLATRYEEFAVHVVEVCRTCSWNHLVKSYVLGAPRSPEARRPKRAPTTRKSARTASE; the protein is encoded by the coding sequence GTGCGATTGCAGAGACAGGTGGTGGACTACGCGCTTCGGCGACGGTCCCTGCTGGCAGAGGTCTATTCGGGGCGCACCGGCGTCTCGGAGGTCTGCGATGCCAATCCGTACCTGCTGCGCGCCGCCAAATTCCATGGCAAGCCGAGTTCGGTGATGTGCCCGATCTGCCGGAAAGAGCAGCTCACGCTGGTGTCATGGGTATTCGGCGAGCATCTGGGCCCGGTTTCGGGTTCGGCGCGCACAGCAGAAGAGCTGGTCTTGTTGGCGACCCGCTACGAAGAATTCGCAGTACATGTGGTGGAGGTATGCCGGACCTGCAGTTGGAATCACCTGGTGAAGTCGTACGTGCTCGGCGCGCCCCGCTCTCCGGAGGCGCGCAGGCCGAAGCGGGCCCCGACCACGCGCAAGTCCGCGCGTACGGCCAGTGAATAG